A single Prevotella sp. E15-22 DNA region contains:
- a CDS encoding IS3 family transposase yields MSRLYTRDAKAYPVTSQCELLGVSTQAYYKHGNSQMRKLAEETFVVEFIKNIRKKDRGMGGGPLWHKYTDTFGEEHSVGYNRFYDIIDKYGLKVRKKKRRTRTTDSDHDLPLYPNLVKKLIPLRPNQLWVSDITYMVVYLNGQTGEYDFCYLSLVTDYYTKEIIGWCVGDTLEAKFAINALNMALKRLGGNPAHDLIHHSDRGVQYASYAYTDILKANNIKISMTECGDPKENAVAERVNGIIKNELLMDMSFFSIDEVKRALKVAIDFYNNERPHMSLDWKTPAQAALCTGELKKKWKSHREIALKALAA; encoded by the coding sequence GTGAGTAGGCTTTACACTCGCGACGCGAAGGCTTATCCTGTCACGTCGCAGTGTGAGCTGCTTGGTGTGAGTACACAGGCCTACTACAAACACGGCAACAGTCAGATGCGTAAGCTCGCAGAAGAGACATTTGTAGTGGAGTTTATCAAGAATATCCGCAAGAAGGACCGCGGCATGGGCGGTGGTCCGCTGTGGCATAAGTATACAGATACATTCGGCGAGGAACACAGTGTGGGCTACAACCGTTTCTACGACATCATTGACAAATACGGCTTGAAGGTGCGCAAGAAGAAGCGTCGTACCAGGACAACGGACTCCGACCACGACCTGCCCTTGTATCCCAACCTTGTGAAGAAGCTCATCCCGTTACGTCCCAACCAACTATGGGTGAGCGACATCACCTATATGGTCGTCTATCTCAATGGCCAGACTGGCGAGTACGATTTCTGCTACCTGTCGCTGGTGACGGACTACTATACGAAAGAGATTATCGGCTGGTGCGTGGGCGATACGCTGGAGGCCAAGTTTGCCATTAACGCGCTCAACATGGCTTTGAAGCGTCTTGGCGGAAATCCTGCCCATGACCTCATCCACCACTCTGACCGCGGCGTCCAATACGCCAGCTACGCCTATACGGATATTCTGAAAGCAAACAATATCAAGATCAGCATGACTGAGTGTGGAGATCCCAAGGAGAATGCAGTAGCCGAACGTGTCAACGGCATTATCAAGAACGAATTGCTTATGGACATGTCGTTTTTCTCTATTGATGAGGTAAAAAGAGCCCTGAAAGTAGCTATTGACTTCTATAACAACGAGCGTCCACATATGAGCCTTGACTGGAAAACACCAGCTCAGGCTGCTCTCTGTACTGGCGAATTGAAGAAGAAATGGAAGAGTCACAGAGAAATTGCACTCAAAGCTTTGGCTGCATAA